Proteins from one Acidimicrobiales bacterium genomic window:
- a CDS encoding glycosyltransferase family 1 protein — protein sequence LRVAMTLEQCWHRVPGGTAAAALGLAGALAARPDVDVVGVAAAHRTPPADAWRPPPGVPVRHLPLPRLALYEAWHRLRRPAAEAATGRVDVVHATTLVQPGHRAPLAVTVHDLAFLADPSHFTAQGRRVLGRGLEIALAEAAVVLCSSEATVRACRHAGFDDARLVVVPLAPAPGRDRPVEPGDAPRRHGLDGRYVLWAGTVEPRKNLRGLLDAWRRLGRDGVDLALAGPEGWHEDLDALVAGDRSVRRLGFVPAADLAALYAGAAAVCYPSLLEGFGLPVLEAMVQGAPVVTSAGTATEELVAGGAGVAVDPRDPDALAGALAGLLDDPDAARRLGDAGRARAASYTWERSAGRTVEAYRAAVAR from the coding sequence CTGCGGGTCGCCATGACGCTCGAGCAGTGCTGGCACCGGGTCCCGGGCGGGACGGCGGCGGCCGCCCTCGGCCTGGCCGGGGCCCTGGCCGCCCGCCCCGACGTGGACGTCGTCGGGGTGGCCGCCGCCCACCGGACGCCGCCCGCCGACGCCTGGCGGCCCCCGCCCGGCGTGCCCGTCCGTCACCTGCCGCTGCCCCGCCTCGCCCTCTACGAGGCGTGGCACCGGCTGCGCCGCCCCGCCGCCGAGGCCGCCACCGGCCGGGTCGACGTGGTCCACGCCACGACCCTCGTCCAGCCCGGCCACCGGGCGCCCCTCGCCGTCACCGTCCACGACCTCGCCTTCCTGGCCGACCCGTCGCACTTCACCGCCCAGGGACGGCGGGTGCTCGGGCGGGGGCTCGAGATCGCGCTGGCGGAGGCGGCCGTCGTGCTGTGCTCGTCCGAGGCGACCGTGCGCGCCTGCCGGCACGCCGGGTTCGACGACGCCCGCCTCGTCGTCGTGCCCCTCGCCCCGGCCCCGGGCCGGGACCGACCGGTCGAGCCGGGCGACGCGCCCCGCCGCCACGGCCTCGACGGCCGCTACGTGCTGTGGGCCGGCACGGTCGAGCCACGCAAGAACCTGCGGGGCCTGCTCGACGCATGGCGGCGGCTGGGCCGGGACGGCGTCGACCTCGCCCTCGCCGGGCCGGAGGGCTGGCACGAGGACCTCGACGCGCTCGTGGCCGGCGACCGGTCGGTGCGGCGCCTCGGGTTCGTGCCGGCGGCCGACCTGGCCGCCCTGTACGCCGGCGCCGCCGCCGTCTGCTACCCGAGCCTCCTCGAGGGCTTCGGGCTGCCCGTGCTGGAGGCGATGGTGCAGGGCGCGCCGGTGGTGACGTCCGCGGGCACGGCGACCGAGGAGCTGGTGGCCGGCGGGGCCGGCGTGGCCGTCGACCCGCGCGACCCCGACGCGCTGGCCGGGGCCCTGGCCGGCCTGCTCGACGACCCCGACGCCGCCCGGCGCCTGGGCGACGCCGGGCGGGCCCGCGCCGCGTCGTACACCTGGGAGCGGTCGGCCGGGCGCACCGTCGAGGCCTACCGCGCCGCGGTCGCCCGGTGA
- a CDS encoding glycosyltransferase family 1 protein → MTPRRVGLNLLWLRPGRVGGSETYARRLLAGLAAVASPDLAYEVLALPGLGPVPAPFAVRALPVPGGARPLRIAAESTWLARRTRGLDLVHHLGGTVPAVRSAPAAVLVHDLQYTAFPEHFSPVKRTYLAAAVPAAVRAAVLVSTPSEFVRGTVVDAFGADPDRVVAVPIGVTGPGGPAPGPADPARSAAVRRRYGVAGPFALYPAVTWPHKDHLTLVRAVHALPEADRPTVVLTGGEGRAEAALAAEVDRLRLRRWVRRPGRVPADDLDVLYREATCVAFPSRYEGFGAPAVEAMARGVPVIAAAAAALPEVVGDAGLLVPPGDPEAWAGALLRVLGDDALRSRLAAAGPRRAERFSAVASATRQEAAYRGVLAP, encoded by the coding sequence GTGACGCCCCGGCGCGTCGGCCTCAACCTGCTGTGGCTGCGCCCCGGCCGGGTGGGCGGGTCGGAGACCTACGCCCGCCGCCTGCTGGCCGGGCTGGCCGCCGTCGCCTCGCCCGACCTCGCCTACGAGGTGCTCGCCCTGCCCGGGCTCGGCCCGGTCCCGGCGCCGTTCGCGGTCCGCGCCCTGCCCGTCCCCGGCGGCGCCCGGCCCCTGCGCATCGCCGCCGAGTCGACCTGGCTGGCCCGCCGCACCCGCGGCCTCGACCTCGTCCACCACCTGGGCGGCACCGTGCCGGCCGTGCGGTCGGCCCCGGCCGCCGTGCTCGTGCACGACCTCCAGTACACGGCCTTCCCCGAGCACTTCTCGCCGGTCAAGCGGACCTACCTGGCCGCGGCCGTGCCCGCCGCCGTGCGGGCCGCGGTGCTCGTCTCCACGCCGAGCGAGTTCGTGCGGGGGACGGTCGTCGACGCCTTCGGGGCCGACCCCGACCGAGTCGTCGCCGTGCCCATCGGCGTGACGGGGCCGGGCGGTCCGGCACCGGGGCCGGCCGACCCTGCCCGGTCCGCGGCCGTCCGCCGCCGCTACGGCGTCGCCGGCCCGTTCGCCCTCTACCCGGCCGTCACCTGGCCCCACAAGGACCACCTGACGCTCGTGCGGGCCGTGCACGCCCTGCCCGAGGCCGACCGGCCCACCGTCGTCCTGACCGGCGGGGAGGGCCGGGCGGAGGCCGCGCTGGCCGCCGAGGTCGACCGCCTGCGGCTGCGGCGCTGGGTGCGCCGCCCTGGGCGGGTGCCGGCCGACGACCTCGACGTGCTGTATCGGGAGGCGACCTGCGTGGCCTTCCCGTCGCGCTACGAGGGGTTCGGGGCGCCGGCCGTCGAGGCGATGGCCAGGGGCGTGCCGGTGATCGCGGCGGCCGCCGCGGCCCTGCCCGAGGTCGTGGGCGACGCCGGCCTGCTGGTGCCGCCGGGCGACCCGGAGGCGTGGGCCGGCGCCCTCCTGCGGGTGCTGGGCGACGACGCCCTGCGCTCCCGGCTGGCCGCCGCCGGGCCGCGCCGGGCCGAGCGGTTCTCCGCGGTCGCGTCGGCCACCCGCCAGGAGGCCGCCTACCGTGGCGTGCTCGCGCCATGA
- a CDS encoding glycosyltransferase family 4 protein, with product MNLTVLCPHFTPDVAPTGEVMTSIVHELAARGHRLHVVTALPWYLAHRVEPGWEGRLVRSERVPWGRISRCHPFPTDKTNIPARALAFGGFSLLTAAVGATAGERVDGVLAMSPPLTLGLTGWAVARARRAPFVFNIQDVFPDVAVELGVLRGERVIAAARWLERATYRRSDAVTVLSDDLRDNVAAKLPAGHRDKVRVIPNFVDTERIRPAERENAYRREFGLEGRTVVMYAGNVGMSQSLDLVAEAAAALAHDPDLVFVVNGSGSGLDEARRRAAGLPNVRFVGLQPKDRLPEVLAAADVHLVLLKRGLARSSVPSKLYSILAAGRPVIASIDPGTEVARVVDAAGAGVAVPPEDPEAFTKAVASMVSAPAEAAAMGRAGRAWVERWLSPAAVAEAYEALFEELRGRAGTPARGG from the coding sequence ATGAACCTGACCGTCCTCTGCCCGCACTTCACGCCCGACGTCGCCCCCACCGGCGAGGTGATGACGAGCATCGTCCACGAGCTGGCCGCCCGGGGCCATCGCCTCCACGTCGTCACCGCGCTGCCGTGGTACCTCGCCCACCGGGTCGAGCCCGGGTGGGAGGGACGGCTCGTGCGCTCGGAGCGGGTGCCGTGGGGCCGCATCTCCCGCTGCCACCCGTTCCCGACGGACAAGACCAACATCCCGGCCCGGGCGCTCGCGTTCGGCGGCTTCAGCCTGCTGACCGCGGCGGTCGGGGCGACGGCCGGGGAGCGGGTCGACGGGGTGCTCGCCATGTCGCCCCCGCTCACCCTCGGCCTCACCGGCTGGGCGGTGGCGAGGGCCAGGCGGGCGCCGTTCGTGTTCAACATCCAGGACGTGTTCCCCGACGTCGCCGTCGAGCTCGGCGTCCTGCGGGGCGAGCGGGTGATCGCCGCCGCCCGGTGGCTGGAGCGGGCGACGTACCGCCGGTCGGACGCGGTCACCGTGCTGTCCGACGACCTGCGGGACAACGTCGCCGCCAAGCTGCCGGCCGGGCACCGCGACAAGGTGCGGGTGATCCCGAACTTCGTCGACACCGAGCGCATCCGGCCGGCCGAGCGTGAGAACGCCTACCGCCGCGAGTTCGGGCTGGAGGGCCGGACGGTCGTGATGTACGCCGGCAACGTCGGCATGTCCCAGTCCCTCGACCTGGTGGCCGAGGCTGCCGCCGCGCTGGCCCACGACCCGGACCTCGTGTTCGTCGTGAACGGGTCGGGGTCGGGGCTCGACGAGGCCAGGCGCCGCGCCGCGGGGCTGCCCAACGTCCGCTTCGTCGGCCTCCAGCCCAAGGACCGCCTGCCCGAGGTGCTGGCCGCCGCCGACGTCCACCTCGTGTTGCTGAAGCGGGGGCTGGCCCGGTCGAGCGTGCCGTCGAAGCTCTACTCGATCCTCGCCGCCGGCCGCCCGGTGATCGCCAGCATCGACCCTGGCACCGAGGTGGCGCGGGTCGTCGACGCCGCCGGCGCCGGGGTGGCGGTGCCGCCGGAGGACCCCGAGGCGTTCACCAAGGCGGTGGCGTCGATGGTCTCGGCGCCCGCCGAGGCGGCGGCCATGGGGCGCGCCGGCCGGGCCTGGGTGGAGCGGTGGCTGTCCCCGGCGGCCGTCGCCGAGGCCTACGAGGCGCTGTTCGAGGAGCTCCGGGGGCGAGCCGGAACCCCTGCTCGCGGCGGCTAG